One Helianthus annuus cultivar XRQ/B chromosome 12, HanXRQr2.0-SUNRISE, whole genome shotgun sequence genomic region harbors:
- the LOC110894711 gene encoding filament-like plant protein 4 yields MDRRSWPWKKKSSDKTVVEKVESVIVPASAGSQGDKVKQDSYKKPNYVQISVDQYSELTGLEDQVKSYEDQVKTYDEQVKRYEDQQLVYEDQIKSLEDEVKELNEQLSEAHSEMITKENLVKQHAKVAEEAVSGWEKAEAEAATLKNHLESVTLLKLTAEDRATHLDGALKECMRQIRNLKEEHEQTVHDIVLAKTKQFEKMKLEFDTKVANLDQELMQSAAENAAVSRSLHDRSNMLVKMSEEKSQAEAEIEVLKSNVESCEREINSLKYELHIVAKELEIRNEEKNMSVRSAEVANKQHLEGVKKIAKLEAECQRLRGLVRKKLPGPAALAQMKLEVDSLGREYGETRVKRSPVKPPTTGSSPHYSSVSDFSLENVQKYQKENDLLTERLLAMEEETKMLKEALTKRNTELQASRTICAKTVSKLQSLESQLQSNSQLKAVSMASVSEEANDDDVSIAGSCATAIVSENTNRLELMDDFLEMEKLANSSNDSDPLENLKSKISDLLNSLPKDSDTDKLYEEINRVVQDSVGGKYEELAAAISRIYNFMLVLRKEAKSVTGTSLEENGMFQKLEEFNETESRKMNINDFILCVAGILGKASELRFSFVGYETNDAEEASSPDCIDKVALPENKVDYSNSCNQFSDTTSDPDTPHGGNSVPTSELNVSLLKCSLEEFEQMKLEKENMSIELSKSNENLETIKSQLSETERQLSEVKSQLTAAQKLNCLSETQLKCMAESYNSLEVRSAGLQSRVNLLESKIVMLDNELEEERTKCKDTEAKCKDLQEQLQRIETPLVADVDAKNNQERELAAAAEKLAECQETIYLLGKQLNGLRPQTESMESSLSQKGQTLAEEEEENEEEEELTISNIMNIHSGNESPIHLDNHEFSPSDSEANNLSKSPVRGKHRPTKSVSSSSSSSNPTPEKNTRGFSRFFSTKPK; encoded by the exons ATGGATCGCCGGAGTTGGCCCTGGAAGAAGAAATCATCTGATAAGACAGTTGTTGAGAAAGTAGAATCCGTTATTGTTCCTGCTTCCGCTGGTTCTCAGGGTGACAAG GTTAAACAAGATAGCTACAAAAAGCCAAATTACGTTCAAATATCTGTGGATCAATATTCCGAGTTAACTGGATTGGAGGATCAAGTTAAATCATATGAAGATCAAGTGAAAACATACGATGAACAAGTGAAACGATACGAAGATCAACAATTGGTATACGAAGATCAGATCAAAAGTTTAGAAGATGAAGTAAAGGAATTGAATGAGCAACTTTCCGAAGCCCATTCGGAAATGATTACGAAGGAGAATTTGGTCAAACAACACGCTAAAGTTGCCGAGGAAGCCGTTTCAG GTTGGGAGAAGGCGGAGGCAGAAGCTGCAACATTGAAGAACCATCTAGAATCGGTTACTTTATTAAAACTAACCGCTGAAGACCGAGCCACACATTTAGACGGTGCGTTAAAGGAATGCATGCGTCAAATACGAAACTTAAAGGAAGAACACGAACAAACCGTGCACGATATTGTTCTCGCAAAAACAAAACAATTTGAGAAAATGAAGCTCGAGTTTGACACAAAGGTAGCGAATCTAGATCAAGAACTCATGCAATCCGCTGCCGAAAACGCTGCGGTTTCACGGTCGCTACATGATCGTTCCAACATGCTTGTTAAAATGAGCGAAGAGAAATCACAAGCAGAAGCGGAGATCGAGGTTCTAAAAAGCAACGTTGAATCATGTGAACGGGAAATAAATTCGCTTAAATATGAACTGCATATAGTTGCTAAAGAGTTAGAAATTCGTAACGAAGAAAAGAATATGAGTGTGCGATCTGCCGAAGTTGCAAACAAGCAGCATTTGGAAGGTGTGAAGAAAATCGCGAAACTCGAAGCGGAGTGTCAAAGATTACGCGGGCTGGTAAGAAAGAAGTTACCGGGGCCCGCAGCACTGGCGCAAATGAAACTAGAAGTTGATAGTTTGGGTAGGGAATACGGTGAGACTCGAGTCAAACGGTCTCCGGTCAAACCCCCGACAACAGGTTCGAGTCCGCATTATTCTTCAGTTTCCGATTTTTCTCTTGAAAACGTACAAAAATATCAAAAGGAAAATGATTTGCTGACCGAGCGTTTGCTTGCAATGGAAGAAGAAACAAAGATGCTGAAAGAAGCTTTGACTAAACGTAATACCGAACTTCAAGCTTCTAGAACCATCTGTGCTAAAACAGTTAGCAAACTTCAGAGTCTGGAAAGTCAACTTCAGTCAAACTCTCAACTGAAAGCCGTTAGTATGGCCTCAGTTTCAGAAGAAGCAAATGATGATGATGTCAGCATTGCTGGATCTTGTGCTACCGCGATAGTCTCCGAAAATACAAACCGTTTGGAGCTTATGGATGATTTCTTGGAGATGGAGAAGTTGGCTAATTCGTCAAACGATTCAGATCCGTTGGAGAATTTAAAATCTAAAATATCCGATCTACTGAATTCATTACCGAAAGATTCCGATACCGATAAACTTTACGAAGAAATCAACCGAGTTGTACAAGATAGTGTTGGCGGGAAATACGAAGAATTGGCTGCTGCGATTTCGCGTATTTACAACTTCATGTTAGTTTTACGGAAGGAGGCAAAGTCTGTGACGGGAACTTCTCTAGAAGAGAACGGAATGTTCCAGAAGCTCGAGGAGTTCAACGAGACCGAATCCCGCAAAATGAATATAAACGATTTTATCCTTTGTGTTGCGGGTATTCTTGGTAAAGCCAGCGAGCTTCGGTTCAGCTTTGTGGGGTATGAAACGAATGACGCCGAAGAAGCCAGTAGTCCGGATTGCATCGACAAAGTTGCGTTACCTGAAAACAAGGTTGACTATTCAAACAGTTGTAATCAGTTTTCCGACACAACTTCTGATCCTGACACGCCTCATGGCGGAAATTCCGTCCCGACGTCTGAACTAAACGTGTCGCTATTGAAATGCTCGTTAGAGGAGTTTGAACAGATGAAGTTGGAAAAAGAGAATATGTCTATCGAACTTTCTAAAAGTAATGAGAATCTCGAAACCATAAAGTCGCAGTTAAGTGAAACTGAACGTCAGTTATCTGAAGTTAAGTCTCAGTTGACTGCTGCTCAGAAGTTGAATTGTTTGTCTGAGACACAGTTGAAGTGTATGGCGGAGTCGTATAATTCGCTTGAAGTTCGTTCAGCTGGGTTGCAATCTCGGGTCAACCTTTTAGAGTCAAAGATAGTAATGTTGGATAATGAGCTTGAAGAAGAAAGGACAAAGTGTAAGGATACCGAGGCAAAGTGTAAGGATCTTCAAGAACAATTACAAAG GATTGAAACACCCCTTGTTGCTGATGTGGATGCCAAAAATAATCAG GAGAGAGAATTGGCAGCTGCTGCAGAGAAGTTAGCAGAGTGTCAAGAAACGATATATCTTCTCGGAAAGCAGTTAAATGGCCTGCGTCCTCAAACGGAGTCCATGGAGTCATCGTTAAGTCAAAAAGGTCAAACGTTagccgaagaagaagaagaaaacgaGGAAGAAGAAGAGTTAACAATTAGTAACATCATGAACATACATTCGGGAAACGAGTCCCCTATTCATTTAGACAACCATGAATTTAGTCCTTCGGATTCTGAAGCAAACAATCTTTCAAAATCACCCGTGAGGGGCAAACATAGACCCACGAAATCAGTATCGTCATCTTCATCGTCATCTAACCCGACTCCTGAAAAGAACACCCGTGGGTTCAGCCGATTCTTTTCTACGAAACCAAAGTGA